In Nitrospinota bacterium, a single genomic region encodes these proteins:
- the rpsB gene encoding 30S ribosomal protein S2: MQAVTIKEMMEAGVHFGHQTKRWNPKMKKFIFGSRNGIYIFDLQKSSKLFNKALEKVKEIGANGGTILFVATKPQARAIVVEEAGRCGMPFVVERWLGGMLTNFETVRKSVARLKELDGMADDGTFEVLSKKEVIQLQKEREKLHKNLNGIRNMEKLPDAMFIIDTKNERIALTEALRLHIPVVGIVDTNCDPEGIEYIIPGNDDAIRSIRLISSSVASAFNEGKEEYAMKQKAVSEERERAQAAKRAEEQARREAQVKEAEAKAAEGGDAAAQA; the protein is encoded by the coding sequence ATGCAAGCTGTGACGATCAAGGAAATGATGGAAGCCGGTGTCCACTTCGGCCACCAGACAAAGCGCTGGAACCCGAAAATGAAGAAGTTCATTTTCGGCTCGCGCAACGGGATTTACATTTTCGACCTTCAAAAGTCCTCCAAGCTTTTCAACAAGGCCTTGGAGAAGGTGAAGGAAATAGGCGCCAACGGAGGCACGATCCTTTTCGTGGCCACCAAGCCGCAGGCGCGCGCCATAGTGGTGGAAGAGGCCGGCCGCTGCGGGATGCCGTTCGTGGTGGAACGCTGGCTTGGCGGGATGCTCACAAACTTCGAGACCGTGCGCAAGAGCGTTGCCAGGCTCAAGGAGCTCGACGGGATGGCCGATGACGGCACGTTCGAGGTGCTGTCGAAAAAAGAGGTGATCCAGCTCCAGAAAGAGCGCGAAAAGCTCCACAAGAACCTCAACGGCATCAGGAACATGGAAAAGCTTCCGGACGCCATGTTCATAATAGACACGAAGAACGAGCGCATAGCCCTCACCGAGGCGCTGCGTCTGCATATCCCTGTCGTTGGCATAGTGGACACGAATTGCGACCCTGAAGGGATCGAGTACATCATCCCCGGGAATGACGACGCGATACGCTCCATCAGGCTGATCTCATCGTCCGTCGCCTCCGCATTCAACGAAGGGAAGGAAGAGTATGCGATGAAGCAGAAGGCCGTTTCCGAGGAGCGCGAGCGGGCCCAGGCGGCCAAGCGCGCCGAGGAGCAGGCCCGGCGCGAGGCGCAGGTGAAAGAGGCGGAGGCCAAGGCCGCGGAGGGCGGGGACGCGGCCGCGCAGGCCTGA